In the Telopea speciosissima isolate NSW1024214 ecotype Mountain lineage chromosome 6, Tspe_v1, whole genome shotgun sequence genome, gaaagacgatccagcttgaactaaaaggaaaaaaaagaactccataataaggcaaacactccccctcaagtttgCGCATACAAGTTATTAATGCCCAACTtaacaaaatgagaagaaactaagttgcagcagaattcagcttgacagatgaatgtagctcccaaataaaccttcaagaacttgaaattattgatcttcaaaacctggacagacatgatcagcaaaccgggactagaatttcttccaaaaaaaggcagcttttaacgatcttcaatagctaaccagtgatgaatctcagattgtcataatgacataaaatcttgaagttaaataactagagcagcaagtagcgGAAACGAGCTGAATTAGGCAGCGGAAAaacactgtatcaacccaactgaaagtcctcaaataggcaacaaccaaatattttcaatactcttcaatacttcaatctcccccttacggcaaactcaacccaataacgaaggatatccaatggcaatggtggagaaaactgatcttctatgttttgcaccaatgttcctgcaagttttgcgttctacaatgtctgcaagtgtattgtacataatccccccctcacgtgtcgtagtacacgtggacaaataacggAGATTATGTCAGAgatagtgcaaaagtataaaCTTCCAGAAttctccaaaggtgctatgggtatgaaaaaaggaatggcaaaattgtaatttactagaagtttccaaaggtgttatgggtaaataccaaaggtatgggatatgaagggaattagaattattgaaagagaaCGGTGttgaaaaaaaaggatggcatggttgtaagttggtggaaatccacttttaaatataatccaagccaaagggcaaactggtaataaaccagaattttcaagggtcaattgggtagtcaaataggggaatggcagaattgtaatttaaaTGAAAtccatacatatatacatatatatatgcataagcaaggccaaatttaagggaggaatggcaatctggtaataaaccagaatttgcaAGGGGTCAATTTGGTAGTTAAAGAGGCAATGGGACATGATgggaattaaaattattgtAAGGGGACAAGCTAGGAAGGGACAATAACTAAAGGATATGTTTGAATTAAGGGTAAAAGGAGGGCCATATATGGAATCACAGAAATTAGATAAAGACATGTAAGGGGGAGTCATCTCCTACCTCTTGATAGAAAGGAGAAGGCAGAGAATTGGAACCAGCGTATATCGAGAGAACTTCTTCATTCGACCGCCAATCACTCTGAAATTTTGGGTGGAGAATCGCAACACAATGCCATCTTGAATGCAAGCAACAAAAAGTTGAATAACAAAGGTAAGGTTGAACAAAAAATTTCTGAAACCAGATAAAGCGGTAGTTATGGTTTCAGGTCTGATTTCAAGTACATATCTCACGACTCCCTTTGAGTTTCGACCTAAAACTCAGTATACTGGGTCGCCTCcaagagaggtaatggtaccccAAGCCGCGGGAAGAAAGAAGATGCAACTAACAGGATCAACTCGATTCTGTTGATCAACTATTACTGCCACAAACAGAGCACAGTAAAATTGCTGATTCAGCAGCAATCCATAGAAGGAAATAAATCGTAACTTGCAATAGCAGAATAGCAGCGGAATAGAGCAGCAAATACATATCGATGGAGCACAACATTAGTTCTTCAGCAGAAATTAATAGCAACCAGATTCAGTAATTGATGCACACCCAACTTCAGGTATGATCTTCAGACACTATTTCAGCTGTCATCGAAACCAGTAtgtgaaaccctagttcctcttcttcctctaagaACCAGGGAttccttcttcaaaccagaatttaaaatcgactctcaaaacagcaatcttggagagaatcagtcactggttgcctagctctgataccatgttagagagtatagatgaagaaaaccagaaccgagaatggaggaagaagagagaaagagaagaagatgaggaggaggagagaactgttaaacttatcagtctccctcataatgcttgtatttataatctcaaattacaatagaaaggggaactcctaatcagattaggaattcctaatcatgataggatttcaagttacaataggaaaagaactagaactaacaactcaaattgaaactaagactaacaactcacagtagaattaggacttgatataattagaaactaggactcctactaggactaggaaaatagaagatacacatatcaaccaaatcactgtgcATGTGAACAGtctcacatgaacagtacttcaaccgTTTATATGTGATCATTGTAGCAGAATGTGACATATGTGAGATTTGTGAATGGTATTGAATTTTCCTGATGCTCATGTGTTGGTCAGATGTGTCAACAGCCTTACATAATACTTCATTTTGACTGAATGTGGCATGCATGAGAGTTATGGGTATCAGTCCACCAACAATGTGAAAGTATTAAATCTTCAGAGTCCGCACATTTTGGCCGGACGTCCAACAACCCTACTTAGTGCTTCTTCCAAGGATGTCTTCATTTCCTCAGaggaatttcagaaaattagatGATTAATGTCTCAGTTGGTGGGTACAGCTgactttctttgtttgttttttccTAGTTTGACCTTAGCAATGGGCTACCTTCTGGGGTTGGCCTCCCTGTTGTCTCCACCTCTCCTTTGCTTCCAGAAGACTAAACAAACAGTGACAAGATGGACTCAGATTCCACAATTTCCTTATTGCACTTTCAGAAGGGAAATGTCACTGCACAagggcttcaacttctcatgACTGCAGCTCTTGCCGCTGTGGTGGTTAGCAGACTCCTTGTCACTCCTCCAAGATTTTGTTGTGCACAACATGCTTAtacactttttatttttaatgagtAGCATTTGAAGATATTCTCCCTACCTCTGTGGCTGTGGAACTTGTAATTTTTGTACAGCTCCACATAATGGCTGAATTTCTTGACTCAGTTTAAACAATTTTCTCTAACagaatcaaaaaagaaattgactGTTTCAGTTATCATATGATTTGATATTTAGTTCATCTTGAATTGCCTCCTTTGATTCTTGTCACATTAGCCTGGCAATAATGGAATCTTCAAAATGAAGGTGGTAGCTCAGGCATTTCTTTAGTTCTGTGTATCAATTTCTAATGAAGTTCTGATTGGCTGCTcgaaaaagaatataattaaTTGTGCAGTGTTCCAACTGTTGAGTGGGTTACAGAAGCTTTTCCTGGTGTTTATTTAACTCAATATTTGGAATTTCATGGTTACAGGATGAATATTTTATCGAACTGACCACTGGCCTATGATCTATATGATATTATACTtgtatattatttatatttttactttCATGGTTTCCATAATGAATGTAGAGAGCCTAGAGTAAGTGCTAAAATGCTAATAATGTCTCTCTTGGTAGGTTTATGGTTTTTATGATGAATGCCAGAGGAAGTATGGAAATGCTAATGCATGGCGGTATTGCACTGATGTTTTTGACTACCTCACTCTCTCAGCGATTATAGATGGAACAGTACGACCCTTTCCTGTCTTTAGttttattgatattttcttgaattgtttgtgtttgttttttttcaaaggTCTTTGGCTGCAAAATGATCAATATTAATCGTATACTTTTCCCTTTGGAGCTTTAGGTGCTTTGTGTCCACGGTGGTTTGTCGCCTGATGTCAGAACAGTGGATCAGGTGAGCCTGCCTGTACTGAATATACCgacaaataaaaatttatttaatgcattgtATTGGTGTCTATGCGCCCTTCTGGTTGCAAGTTCAGACTAAGTAAAAACCTTGAAATAAAAGCTTGAGGAGGCATCCCCACCATGTATTGGAGGACCTCACCTTGTTCTGCATCATTTTGGCTCATTGGTAAAAATTTGTCCATTCTGTTTGTTCTCTAGCCATGAACAACTCAAAGACTACATGGGAAGATTCAGATAATCATGTTGGTTAACATTTCTTTTGAACTATTTTACATTTTCTTATGTCTGAAAATCTGCCTTCTGCCCTATATTTGGCTGTTTCCAGGAGGTGTTCATTGCTTTGGTGGCAATGGTCACAATCAACATCTCAGGGAATGTCTCATGACTACTCTGAAATAATCATCTCCTTACTGACGGGCCAGTCAGACCTATCTGTCTGTCTGTCTATCCCTCCTTCTGACCCTCGTGAGTATGCAAATGGACACAAACACCCACACAGAAACAATCCCTCCCACTCTTTCTGTCCCTAACGAGTATGCACATGGACACAAACACCCACACAGAAACAAACACATTCAGTTATTCACATACTGTATTGGTGTATTCTTGTCCTATTATTTGGGTGTGGCTGTGGGAATCATCCTTCTTGTTAAAGCCACATATACGTGCATTATGTAATAATGATATTCTAGTTACAATATttatttggaaaaagaaaagaaatcatttTCACATTATTTGGTGTACAGTTAGATACATGCATATATACTGTATTTTCACATGATGCACCCTGCTATGTCTCTGGTTCATGTCCTCTGTTATATCTATATACAATTTAATGACAGGAACCTGATTTTTGCTGTACCCTTGTCCcaaccacctcccaaaacaaagagagggggagggggagggggagatcTCCTTTCCATGTTTTCATGCTGCCTATGTTTCTTCTTTGGATGTAGGATACACTGTTGGAACCTATCTGATATGGTCTCTCACAGTTCCTTACTGTTTTCACATGTCTTCTGGCAGATTAGAGTCATTGAACGGAATTGTGAGATTCCCCATGAAGGACCATTCTGTGACTTGATGTGGAGTGACCCTGAGGAGATTGAAACATGGGCAGTCAGTCCCCGTGGTGCTGGTTGGCTTTTTGGGTCCAGGGTCACATCTGAGGTAAGTTAAGAATTACCTCTTAAACTTCATATTGTATTGTCAACTAAACTACGCTAACCCTTTTCTGCAGTTCAATCACATAAACAATCTAGATCTGGTTTGTCGGGCCCACCAGCTGGTACAAGAAGGACTAAAATACATGTTCCAAGATAAAGGCCTTGTAACTGTGAGTCACTGTTTTTTTATACTTAGAATGCAATAGTCCACTCTGGGAGCCTATGTGATTTCCTTTTTGATCCATACTCACGCGTTTTAGTTCTTTGCTTCTGCTGCAGGTGTGGTCTGCACCAAATTATTGCTACCGTTGTGGGAATGTAGCTTCTATATTGAGCTTCAATGAGAATATGGTAAAATACTAAGAACACCTTGATAGCCCGCTTGTATTAATATTTAAGGCAGCAATTGGATGCTTTGTGGTGATATGGAGGTAATAGTGTGTGGGTGTATATTTACGGATGGCGATGTAAGCAAAAGGAGGTGTCAGGTCTCTGAAATTTTCAAAGAATCTAACATCTTAGAATGATGGCCCCCTACTATCTCAGCTATATATTATAGCTTAAAAGCTACTGAATTAAGTAATCCAATTGGCCTGTTGGATATAAAGAAATCTGGGGGGACCTTTACTGAGGTATTGGACTATCTAGATGATTGAGCATCTGTAAGAAAGGGGTATTTCCTACTTTAGGATTGCTGTCAagaattgaggaatttttatacGGAATTGGAATGGTTTGGTCTAATCCTAATCTTGATTGGCGATCAGCTCATCACAGCTAATTACAACTGTTGGCCTTGAATCTCCTGATCTGGATTGGCTAATCTAGAGTTTTTGGTAATAGGAAATCAAGAACACACACAAAGAGTCATTTTGTGGAACAAGTTTAATAAATTTGCATGCCCTCATTCTCAGGTGGCTTGATTctcctcaccccccccccccctatttttttttggtgggggggtgggggagaggggagaggggaggggaggggaggggtgtGTAAGGGTGGTTGTGCTTAATTAACGTTTGGATACGCTGAGCTGCTCAGAAAGTAGTTAACTCCATGAAGATGAGGTTGGATAGGAGTAACCTTGGTTTTAATTGGAAAACCCACCCAAATGGAACCTGAAGttgtcttaatttttttttttaaattgtagaAAATCAAGTTCTTCGCTAATGCTCTTCTCTTTTGTTGACTCTAATAGGAGAGAGAGGTGAAGTTTTTCACTGAAACAGAAGAGAACAACCAGATGAGGGGCCCTAGGACAGGAGTACCATATTTCTTATGAGCAAGGCATTTGTTCTTGTCAAATGTAAAATTATTTGAGAAGTTTGTTGATCATTCCTGTCAATGGGAGGAGAAAAGAGGGAGATGTTATCATGAAGAAGCCTTCAATGCATCAACTTGCCGTAGATCTTTATTTTTTACGGCTTGATATTTGCAGGAGCTTCTTTGGACGTACCTGCCTCTTTTGATATGGGTGTTGTATATTAAAGACTTGTTATTTGTTGGTCTTAGCTGCTTACCTAGTTTCTTTCCGttccatttctttctctctcctacacAGGTCAGTATCCCCCTCTAGACTGAGACTCTGCCGTCTCTAATGCAGAATGCATGTGTTCAGCTCTGTGAAATGTAAAGATTCTTTTAGTTAACTTTCGGATTGTTATAGATGCTTGTCAGAACAAATTAATCTGCAATTTAATTCctacttttttttggtggtggggggggggggggggagaactgTGTTGGGTCTCACCTAGAATGGGAAGCTGacttatggaagaaaaaaaaatcctctgcagtacacTGATCTGGCGTTGCATTACAGTGCAGGCTTGAGAGCTTGACATGTGGATCGGtgagacatccaatggtgccgagctcgagaaagtgaggaaaaaaaaacctgggTCAATCGATTTTGCATcgttggatgaagcatcatCCACTTGTCCAGCTCTCTTGACTTATTGCATGATTGCTCTTCAAATGCCTTGCAAGGCATTTTATTAGTTCGGACTTGTGAAATCATTCAAGATGTATTGAGTGCTGCTAAGGTATggctttagtttttttttttttggtaaaggtaTGGCTTTAGTTGATGTCTTCAATACTAGGCATACCGAATAGCTTGGTAATATGACACCTAATACAGAGTTATGCCTAAAAGTCTGCagatatgatcattttttacaGTATTCCGGCATGGTAAAGGCATGTGGTGACAGGTGCATTACTTATCGAACTATGTTCACCCAATATTGACCGGTAGAGATTGCCTCTTTGTTTGGAAATATGGCTTCGACGAGGTAATCTTGATCATCCAATGTATAAATTAGACCAAAATATGGATTCCAATGAATGGGTTTCCATTGAATGGATTTCAATGAATGGGTTTCTATTGAATGAGTTCCAGTGAATGGGTGTTAGTGGTTCTTTATAAACCAAGGTAATTCAGCCATTCAATACAACAACGtttttaattctctctctctctcttgcaactAGAATCTCTTTAGAATTCTAAGTTAGTTATTCAGTGCTTTattgaatcttgaagatgaattTTCTGCAACCGTGTGGAGGCAAATATCTCTTTTAAGACAACGAGTACGCGTTCAAAGCAGGTTATAGTTTTTTTCtccaaacagaattttttttaacactATCACCAACAACAattatcaaatttcaaaccaTTCATATTAACATCTTTCATTTGGTGAAAATTCATATTAACATCTTACATAACACTATAACTCTTAAAGCTAAGCTTATATATGCCTTTTAAATGGCTCCTCGTAgtttcagttccagcagttggtTCCTTACTAGTCTTTTTAATCTAGAAAGTTGGAAAATCCATCCCAGAACCGTCTTATCCTGTCTATTAATCGATTCCAAAATCAGATCCTAGAACCATTCGGCTTATTAATGGGAcgtttgatttttagttttagcAGGTCAATTCCAGGATGGTGATGATTCTGGTTTCcctcccaaattgacacccttaaccaCTATTATGGTACTCTCATTGCTGCCAGAGGCACCAAAGCACATCAAGCCTCATTAGGCATATTACAGGTTAACTGTTATTCTAGATTTTGAGTGGAATGCAAAACGCCTGCTTATTTACCGGTACCTCTTACATGAGATCTTGTAGGGAAATGTTTGAAAGCTTTGAATATAGCTGTTGTGCCACGGaatttaatcccacatcggctGTATTAAGTCATGAAATGTCTATATAAGTGGCGGTCAACCTTCACATGATATGATGTGTTTTAAAGTCGTGCGGCAAATTTAGCCAAAGCAGACAGGACCCTAGAATACAGGGACCACCGTGGACTGTGGCACTTCAATAACATGGTTGTATTATATCCACCTGGAAAGTATATGACAGTATAGGCATCTGAATGATGGAGAACTAATTTTGTTTAGAAAAAGATATAACTGAACATCCATATATGagtgaaagaaaaaagtatTAGGTCTTCTGTTCAGCATTCCACATTCATCATTTTAGTACCAGAAGCTTCAACATCAAAGCACCATacaatattttatttaattatcatATGAGTGAATGATTCCATTTATTTGAAGTGCACTAGTATGGGGGTTTTCCTCTCTTAATTCTAGGTTTTTAAGGATCCTGCAACATAGCTTCTGTATGAAACATGCAGTCAACTAGTGAAGCTTCTTCTAGCTCTTGGTTTCTCTGATAATGATTAAGCTCTGGCACCGGGGTTCTCTGTGATGGGCAAGTTTCCATCATAAGTGCATTTCAGAACATCTGGTTTCCTTATCACCCGGGGTCCCACTGGTACTTTGCCAGATTTTGGGCGAATATCCTGCACACCACCAagtaatcaatttttttttaaaaaatatatatataaaaacagGGCTTAAATATATAGCCAGTGACAAGAAACTTGTAGAAGTAAGTTGTCAGCATTCATTGTGTTATATGCTTATCAATCAGGATGATCTTCATGCTAAGCACTCCTTTGGATGGGCAACTACCTAAACTATCCAATTTAAGAGAACTGTTAGCACAGTTGGGTGGGGCCTTGTCAGTAGAGGGCAGCTCCCAGGAGGTCACGGGTTTGATTCTTTTAACTACACCTTGTTCCTTAAGTCACCCccatccccacccccacccccatggATTTATATTGCCtgcggttccctgaccggtgtggttccctagtgcctctcacaagagggggggtgggacccaccctaggcacctgaccgaacactctgccaaggtggggtccaccctcctcttgtgagaggcactagggaaccgcaccagTCAGGGAACTACAGACGATAAAAATTCACCCGCCACCCCCCTCTCCCTTCCCACTTTACTCAGTAGCTATAGTTAAGTACTATTAGGCTGAAAAAAACCCTACCCAATTTAcctacccttttttttgggtgtgtttagGGGAGGAGGGAGGGCTCAAAGGCCCAGATTCTTGTTTCACTCCACATTGAagctctaaaaaaaaaaaagagcgtacctagtgcacgaggcttccaccactgtagggtctggggagggtcataatgtacacagccacacacttgctttcgcagagaggctgttttcagactcgaacccgtgaccacttggtcacaatggagcaacctttaccattgcagCATTAAAGCTCTAGATCTGTCTATATTTCAAATGCTGAGAAAGGGAAACTAATCTCTGCACAATATGGCCGCAGTGCCATGCTAGGTCAGTTTTGAAAAGAACAATATGTTGGTCTGTATTCAAGATAAATGTCTTTGATTGAATAAAAGGGGTAAGATTTGGGTTGAAAGATTGTGCTTCAACTTCCCTAGCAATGAACATAAGGTGCACATGCTGTTAACATCTTCTGATCTGCATTATCTGCTTGTTCTTTGCTACATGATGCCAATTAAATGATCAAAACCAGCCCACAGACAGGCTTGTTTTTCGGCACCATTAATGTCTCACATGAGAAAGGAAGTCCATGCGAGTAAGGAGCAAGTACATGATTCAAGGAAGAGGAAAATGACCTGATGAGTCTTGACATAAGACAACCTATGATAGAGTGAAAAAAAAGGATGGACAGGATTCATTTCATAATTCACAATGGTCAGGACTCAAGATTAGTTTCCCTCTCTGTTGAAAAATTCCATTCAACTTGTTTGGTTCCATAATTTTGAAGAGAACATCTTGCTGATATTTGGGTCCAATGTAATAAAGATGGGGGAATGCTGCACTATTAACTAATTTTGCGATTTGAAAAGGTCTGTAGGACATTAACCATTGGAGTTAAGAAAAATACTGCAACATTATCCTTTCATTAGAATAGCTAGAAAGTTTATAAAGTGGCAAAACTTAAAAACCTGGTCGAATATAGCTGTTGGAATAGCAAGAGTTGCACAGGCATTGGGAGCATCAACTATTGCTGCAATTCTTCCTTCACAGGGGCATGCTGCTAGCAGAAGATAGACCTGATAGACAGAATTTTGTGTCCATGGTTAGTACAATAACACAATTCCTAATGTGCCaatctacccctctctctctctctctctatatggtGCAGAATTTAGACCTGTTCTTTACTGTATCCAAATTTAGAGATATAGTCGATGGCATTGAGTACTGCACGCTTGAATGCAACACTTGCATCAAGATAATGTTGCTTCCCACTCTCGTCGACACTGACACCCTCAAATACTAACCATTCTGAGAATCTTGGTTCAACTGGGCCAATCTCAAAGATTGGGTTTACATGAAGAGGAGTTGGACCCATTGGTGTGAGGTACTCTTTCATTCCACCCCTTATGATTTCACACCTGATACC is a window encoding:
- the LOC122664865 gene encoding phytochrome-associated serine/threonine-protein phosphatase — protein: MDLDLWISKVKEGQHLMEDELQLLCEYVKEILIEESNVQPVNSPVTVCGDIHGQFHDLMKLFQTGGHVPETNYIFMGDFVDRGYNSLEVFTILLLLKARYPANITLLRGNHESRQLTQVYGFYDECQRKYGNANAWRYCTDVFDYLTLSAIIDGTVLCVHGGLSPDVRTVDQIRVIERNCEIPHEGPFCDLMWSDPEEIETWAVSPRGAGWLFGSRVTSEFNHINNLDLVCRAHQLVQEGLKYMFQDKGLVTVWSAPNYCYRCGNVASILSFNENMEREVKFFTETEENNQMRGPRTGVPYFL